One genomic region from Polyangiaceae bacterium encodes:
- a CDS encoding TetR/AcrR family transcriptional regulator codes for MARPKSDIEPRIIAAAHDMFLAEGVDSASLRAIARNAGTNIGMVYYYFPTKDDLFMAVVEDVYDGLLKRLAEALDTQFPVEERLYRAFSLIGKLEAYELEVGRIVVREMMTSTERRARLLERFQRGHLPLIVSTMLQGLQEQKFDPKLPLPVIMTSAIAVGALPQFILRVLGERLPGFDAMSQDTDLARMLVRVLFEGTGGPNSPPTHALQPPKGDAT; via the coding sequence ATGGCTCGACCGAAGAGTGACATCGAACCGCGGATCATCGCAGCCGCCCACGACATGTTCTTGGCGGAAGGCGTCGACTCGGCTTCGCTGCGAGCGATCGCGCGCAACGCGGGCACCAACATCGGCATGGTCTACTACTACTTCCCCACGAAGGACGACCTCTTCATGGCCGTGGTGGAAGACGTCTACGACGGGCTGTTGAAGCGCCTGGCCGAAGCCCTGGATACGCAGTTTCCGGTTGAGGAGCGGCTGTATCGGGCGTTCTCGCTGATCGGCAAGCTGGAGGCTTACGAGCTCGAGGTAGGGCGCATCGTGGTCCGCGAGATGATGACCTCCACGGAGCGTAGGGCGCGCTTGCTCGAGCGCTTCCAGCGCGGACACCTGCCGCTCATCGTCAGCACCATGTTGCAAGGACTGCAGGAGCAGAAGTTCGATCCCAAGCTTCCGCTGCCGGTGATCATGACTTCTGCGATCGCCGTCGGTGCGCTGCCCCAGTTCATCTTAAGGGTCCTCGGCGAGCGCCTGCCCGGCTTCGACGCCATGTCGCAGGATACCGATCTGGCTCGCATGCTGGTGCGCGTGCTCTTCGAGGGCACTGGCGGTCCCAATAGCCCGCCCACCCACGCTCTTCAACCTCCCAAGGGAGACGCAACATGA
- a CDS encoding ABC transporter permease, whose amino-acid sequence MNAFAYRLKRLWTLCRKETLQIIRDPSTLLISFIFPGILLFIFGAGINLDSSTVTLGVVLEDTRPQAISLAESLANSPTFHVKTGFDAKQMGDELRAGHVRGFLIVRGDFSERALRQSPGTPSLLLVTDGSEPNTASFVAAHVRGAVAVWQREELKRQGRELKGLDIETRSWFNPSTESRNFLLPGSISIVMTVVGALLTALVVAREWERGTMEALLAAGVSRFELLASKVIPYFVLGLISFVICVGLTRYAFHVPFRGSFGAVMLVGALFLGSALGLGLLLSTVLKSQFNAAQAALNAAFLPALMLSGFVFEISSMPAPIRAVTTIVPARYFVVAMQTVFQAGDVWPVLIRAFEGMSLAALGFLGVTYLKTRRRLE is encoded by the coding sequence GTGAACGCCTTCGCCTATCGCCTCAAGCGACTCTGGACGCTATGCCGCAAGGAGACGCTGCAGATCATCCGGGACCCGAGCACGCTGTTGATCTCGTTCATCTTCCCCGGGATCTTGCTGTTCATTTTCGGCGCGGGCATCAACCTCGACTCCTCCACGGTGACCCTCGGTGTGGTGCTCGAGGACACGCGCCCTCAGGCCATCAGCCTCGCGGAGTCTCTCGCGAACTCACCCACCTTCCACGTCAAGACCGGCTTCGACGCTAAACAAATGGGCGACGAGTTGCGCGCCGGGCACGTGCGAGGCTTCCTGATCGTCAGGGGAGACTTCTCTGAACGGGCCCTCCGCCAGAGCCCCGGAACCCCGTCGTTGCTCCTGGTCACCGATGGCTCGGAGCCCAATACCGCGAGCTTCGTCGCCGCCCATGTACGGGGCGCTGTTGCCGTATGGCAACGAGAAGAGTTGAAGCGTCAAGGGCGTGAACTAAAAGGCCTGGATATCGAGACACGCTCCTGGTTCAACCCGTCGACAGAGAGCCGAAACTTCCTGCTGCCGGGCTCCATCAGCATCGTGATGACCGTGGTAGGTGCCCTCTTGACGGCGCTGGTCGTGGCCCGAGAGTGGGAGCGCGGGACGATGGAGGCGCTGCTCGCAGCGGGCGTCTCCCGCTTCGAGCTGCTTGCCTCGAAGGTGATCCCTTACTTCGTACTCGGCCTGATCTCGTTCGTGATTTGCGTGGGCCTCACGCGCTACGCTTTCCACGTACCGTTCCGCGGCTCTTTTGGCGCGGTGATGCTCGTTGGAGCGCTCTTCCTCGGTAGCGCGCTGGGCCTCGGGCTGTTGCTCTCCACAGTGCTGAAGAGCCAGTTCAACGCCGCGCAGGCTGCGCTCAATGCGGCCTTCTTACCGGCGTTGATGCTCTCCGGCTTCGTCTTCGAGATTAGCTCGATGCCAGCACCCATCCGCGCGGTAACGACCATCGTGCCAGCTCGCTACTTCGTGGTGGCGATGCAGACGGTCTTCCAAGCGGGAGATGTCTGGCCGGTGTTGATTCGCGCGTTCGAAGGCATGAGCCTGGCGGCGCTTGGCTTCCTGGGTGTTACCTACCTCAAGACTCGGAGGCGCCTCGAGTGA
- a CDS encoding beta-ketoacyl-[acyl-carrier-protein] synthase family protein, whose amino-acid sequence MSRHRVVVTGMGVVSPLGNRVDAFCEALLAGRSGIAEITSFDASNLPTHIAGEAQLPSDAPLGDRKIAFALEAARQALEDAGRGASSGSSEIDAHAGVSLGVGLELFNMPDLVRSRAPGFELPDELAQRLGFMQTPSDVCVHAIAARHGLGAAPEIHVSACAAGTDALGHALRLIASGRRRWVLAGGTDSMINPLGVAGFCALGATSTRNAEPTRASRPFDTRRDGFVMGEGAGMLVLERLSDARARGARIYAELAGFGSSFDAFKIADPHPEGRGAWQAMARALSDARLEAKHIDYVNAHGTSTPKNDPAETLAIKRLLDERAHHVAISSTKSMIGHLISAAGAVEAVATIACMLRGQVHPTINLEEPDPSCDLDYVPEGARSVDVRHAISSSYGFGGHNASIVLRHPAEIDNWSYDA is encoded by the coding sequence ATGAGCCGCCATCGCGTCGTCGTCACCGGCATGGGGGTGGTTTCGCCGTTGGGCAATCGGGTGGATGCGTTCTGCGAGGCACTGCTCGCAGGGCGCTCCGGCATCGCCGAAATCACGTCGTTCGATGCTTCCAACCTACCGACCCATATCGCCGGTGAAGCGCAGCTCCCCAGCGACGCGCCTCTCGGTGACCGCAAGATCGCCTTCGCGCTCGAAGCCGCACGCCAGGCGTTGGAGGACGCGGGGCGAGGGGCAAGCAGCGGGAGCAGCGAGATCGATGCCCACGCGGGAGTTAGCCTCGGGGTCGGCCTCGAGCTGTTCAACATGCCCGACCTCGTGCGCTCGAGGGCTCCCGGCTTCGAGTTGCCCGACGAGCTGGCGCAGCGACTTGGTTTCATGCAAACACCGTCTGACGTCTGCGTGCACGCCATTGCCGCACGGCATGGCCTTGGGGCGGCGCCAGAGATTCACGTGTCTGCCTGCGCGGCAGGCACGGACGCCTTGGGTCACGCCCTGCGGCTCATCGCTAGCGGCCGCCGGCGCTGGGTGCTCGCAGGCGGCACCGACAGCATGATCAATCCGTTGGGCGTCGCCGGCTTCTGCGCCTTGGGAGCAACTTCCACACGGAACGCCGAACCCACTCGCGCATCGCGCCCCTTCGACACCCGGCGGGACGGCTTCGTGATGGGTGAAGGGGCAGGCATGCTCGTATTGGAGCGCCTGAGCGACGCGCGAGCGCGGGGCGCGCGCATCTACGCTGAGCTGGCTGGCTTCGGCAGCTCGTTCGACGCCTTCAAGATCGCCGACCCCCACCCCGAAGGGCGCGGCGCGTGGCAAGCCATGGCGCGCGCCTTGAGCGACGCGAGGCTCGAAGCCAAACACATAGACTACGTCAACGCCCACGGCACCAGCACTCCCAAGAATGACCCTGCGGAAACGCTCGCCATCAAGCGACTGCTGGACGAGCGGGCTCATCACGTGGCCATCAGCTCAACGAAGAGCATGATCGGCCATTTGATCTCCGCAGCCGGCGCCGTCGAGGCGGTGGCTACGATCGCCTGCATGCTGCGGGGCCAAGTTCACCCAACCATCAACCTGGAAGAGCCGGACCCGAGCTGTGACCTGGATTACGTCCCAGAGGGGGCGAGGTCCGTCGACGTGCGCCACGCGATCTCCAGCTCGTATGGCTTCGGAGGCCACAACGCGAGCATCGTCTTGCGTCACCCAGCCGAAATCGACAACTGGAGCTACGATGCCTGA
- a CDS encoding acyl carrier protein, translating into MTYAAIPDSIFQTVKALIVDALAVEPDEVTLGSRLVDDLGADSLDFVDIVFQLDQELDIKVRDGEFNFLTRLDFSSPEVMQEGFLTEPVIAELEKWLPAIAEQPDRMRITPQQLFSLITVEAICIVAARRAPAE; encoded by the coding sequence ATGACGTACGCAGCGATCCCTGACTCGATATTTCAAACCGTCAAAGCGCTGATCGTCGACGCCCTGGCTGTGGAGCCCGACGAAGTGACGTTAGGGAGCCGCTTGGTGGATGACCTGGGAGCCGACTCCCTCGACTTCGTCGACATCGTGTTTCAGCTGGACCAGGAGCTCGATATCAAGGTGCGCGACGGGGAGTTCAACTTCCTCACGCGGCTCGACTTTTCATCGCCCGAGGTGATGCAAGAGGGTTTCCTTACGGAACCTGTCATCGCTGAGCTAGAGAAGTGGCTCCCGGCAATCGCGGAGCAGCCCGACCGCATGCGCATCACGCCTCAGCAGCTGTTCAGCCTGATCACGGTAGAGGCCATCTGTATCGTCGCCGCCAGGCGTGCCCCAGCCGAGTAA
- a CDS encoding radical SAM protein, with protein sequence MKLDVLKKDLRFAAGVARKKPFNCLIQVTNRCNMKCSFCDFWPNPAKGNSVDPPEHELSLREFESIADQLDRMGCFLVSIEGGEPLIRKDIVDVVRILSRRHITALFTSGWHMTPEKARELFAAGLTHASVSIDYPDARHDQKRRVAGTRDRAWEAVDMLKAAAPRGGKQVNVMTVILDSNWQSLGELFEQTKQSGVGQQVTLLSTMGTRRVSSAEDRLPPPEAAASLASLWKRYPHVRFFREYFAVMQTFLEFETLRDHDGTLPRAVAEKLPTCRAGAQSFNIDHLGNVSSCIERIGKPVGSIRQHSLETLHGRLVAEAAEIAACQQCWTACRGFQQAIGDGGSVKNWLDMSLRTRTD encoded by the coding sequence ATGAAGCTCGACGTACTGAAGAAGGACCTGAGATTCGCGGCGGGGGTTGCGCGAAAAAAGCCCTTCAACTGCCTGATCCAGGTGACGAACCGCTGCAACATGAAGTGCAGCTTCTGCGACTTCTGGCCGAACCCCGCCAAGGGGAACAGCGTCGATCCTCCGGAGCACGAACTCAGCCTGCGAGAGTTCGAGTCCATCGCCGATCAGCTCGACCGCATGGGGTGCTTCCTCGTGTCTATCGAAGGCGGCGAACCGTTGATCCGCAAGGATATAGTCGACGTGGTTCGCATCCTGAGCCGTCGCCACATCACCGCGCTCTTCACCAGCGGTTGGCATATGACGCCTGAAAAGGCTCGAGAACTATTTGCCGCCGGGCTCACCCACGCCAGCGTGTCCATCGACTACCCCGACGCGCGCCACGATCAGAAGCGACGCGTCGCGGGCACGCGGGACCGCGCCTGGGAGGCTGTGGACATGCTCAAAGCCGCAGCCCCTCGCGGCGGAAAGCAAGTCAACGTGATGACGGTGATCCTCGACAGCAACTGGCAAAGCCTCGGGGAGCTGTTCGAACAAACGAAGCAGAGTGGTGTTGGTCAGCAGGTCACGCTGCTGAGCACCATGGGCACACGGCGGGTGAGTTCCGCAGAGGACCGCTTGCCGCCACCGGAAGCCGCGGCGAGCCTCGCATCCCTCTGGAAACGGTACCCGCACGTGCGGTTCTTTCGCGAGTACTTCGCTGTGATGCAGACATTCTTGGAGTTCGAAACGCTTCGCGATCATGACGGGACACTGCCGCGGGCAGTCGCTGAGAAGCTGCCCACGTGTCGCGCAGGCGCGCAGAGCTTCAATATCGATCACCTGGGCAACGTATCCTCCTGCATCGAGCGCATTGGCAAGCCGGTGGGTAGCATCCGTCAACACAGCCTGGAGACGCTCCACGGTCGCCTCGTCGCAGAGGCCGCAGAGATCGCAGCCTGCCAACAATGCTGGACCGCCTGTCGTGGCTTTCAGCAAGCCATCGGCGACGGTGGCAGCGTCAAGAACTGGCTCGACATGAGCCTACGGACTCGGACGGATTGA
- a CDS encoding nitroreductase family protein, giving the protein MTLDGLLERRRSVRRFRADALERTDIERLLEAAVSAPSASNKQPWRWLVVTNRERIEQLASAVREATRALQASIPEQSQVAFAAYGEYFTRFEHAPCVIVPICRGHAVLSQLVDDSLPRKLREAVLHMERHSAVVSTSLGLMNLLLKATDIGLGASAMTGPLVAAGALKELLGVPKSWSIVALVAVGHPDEDPKATTRKALQHVVRFID; this is encoded by the coding sequence ATGACGCTGGACGGGCTCCTCGAGCGTCGACGTAGCGTGCGGCGCTTCAGGGCGGACGCCCTGGAGCGCACGGACATCGAGCGCTTGCTGGAGGCCGCAGTGAGTGCGCCCTCTGCGAGCAACAAGCAGCCGTGGCGGTGGCTGGTCGTCACCAATCGGGAACGCATCGAGCAGCTAGCGAGTGCCGTGCGCGAAGCGACTCGCGCGCTGCAGGCGTCAATCCCAGAGCAGAGCCAAGTCGCGTTCGCGGCGTACGGCGAGTACTTCACGCGCTTCGAACACGCCCCCTGTGTGATCGTCCCGATCTGCCGCGGGCACGCCGTGCTCTCTCAGCTGGTGGATGACAGCTTACCTCGGAAGCTTCGCGAAGCCGTTCTCCACATGGAGCGCCACTCCGCTGTGGTCAGCACCTCCCTAGGGCTGATGAACCTGCTCCTCAAGGCGACGGACATCGGTCTCGGCGCGTCAGCGATGACTGGCCCGCTGGTCGCTGCAGGCGCGCTGAAGGAGCTGTTGGGTGTCCCGAAGAGCTGGAGTATCGTCGCTCTGGTCGCGGTGGGGCACCCAGACGAGGACCCCAAAGCCACTACGCGCAAGGCGCTACAGCACGTCGTGCGTTTCATCGACTGA
- a CDS encoding efflux RND transporter periplasmic adaptor subunit has product MAEQSKKKRAVVVLVVIALLGGGAFYWRSKQTQAAEPAAFHGNVDIRDVTLAFRVNGRVDEVLKQEGDHVKKGEVIARLDPAPYKLAVAQAKKAVEVAKANLKLMEAGARREDIAQARALLKERKAARIRAEDQLKRLEPLVDAGAATNQDLVAAKSGAEQARAAVSAAQAVVAKTVRGPRVVELAVAQAQVEQAESAVDGAELNLKDTELVAASDGVVVTRAIEPGAIVGPGSPVLVVAVTDPVWIRAYANEAQLAMISPGTTVNVYTDARAGQPYTGQVGYVASQAEFTPKNVETEELRTSLVYRFRVIVEKHDDGLRQGMPVTIRLANAAPASAPRGEAKNDQP; this is encoded by the coding sequence ATGGCTGAACAATCCAAGAAGAAGCGCGCTGTGGTGGTGCTGGTGGTGATCGCGTTGCTCGGCGGTGGCGCGTTCTACTGGCGGTCTAAGCAGACTCAAGCCGCAGAGCCTGCGGCGTTCCACGGCAACGTGGACATCCGCGACGTCACCCTCGCCTTCCGCGTCAACGGGCGCGTCGACGAGGTGCTCAAGCAAGAAGGCGATCACGTCAAGAAGGGCGAGGTGATTGCGCGTCTCGACCCTGCGCCGTACAAGCTCGCCGTCGCGCAAGCCAAGAAGGCCGTGGAGGTCGCCAAGGCAAACCTCAAGCTGATGGAGGCGGGCGCTCGGCGCGAAGACATCGCGCAGGCTCGCGCTCTGTTGAAGGAACGCAAGGCCGCGCGCATCCGCGCGGAAGATCAGCTCAAGCGTCTTGAGCCACTGGTGGACGCGGGCGCCGCAACCAACCAAGACCTGGTGGCCGCGAAGAGCGGCGCGGAACAAGCGAGGGCTGCGGTGAGCGCGGCCCAAGCCGTGGTCGCCAAGACGGTGCGTGGCCCTCGCGTCGTCGAGCTCGCAGTCGCCCAGGCGCAAGTGGAGCAGGCGGAGAGCGCGGTGGATGGCGCCGAGCTCAACCTGAAGGACACCGAGCTCGTTGCTGCAAGTGACGGCGTCGTCGTGACGCGCGCCATCGAACCCGGCGCGATCGTCGGACCGGGCTCCCCCGTGCTGGTGGTCGCGGTCACCGATCCGGTTTGGATCCGGGCCTATGCCAACGAGGCGCAGCTCGCGATGATCTCTCCAGGCACGACCGTCAACGTCTACACCGACGCACGCGCTGGACAGCCGTACACCGGCCAGGTTGGCTACGTTGCGAGCCAGGCCGAGTTCACGCCGAAGAACGTGGAGACCGAAGAGCTGCGAACGTCCTTGGTCTATCGCTTCCGCGTGATCGTCGAGAAGCATGACGATGGCTTGCGTCAGGGCATGCCCGTCACGATCCGCCTGGCGAACGCGGCGCCCGCTTCCGCCCCTCGCGGGGAGGCCAAAAATGACCAGCCCTAG
- a CDS encoding ABC transporter ATP-binding protein — MTSPSEAFAHIQSLRKSFPGELKPALSNVTLDVMPGVVTGLVGPDGAGKTTLLRLLAGLLVPTSGELSVLGSSPTHDADSLRDSIGYMPQKFGLYEDLSVMENLSLYADLKGLFGEQRRETFERLLEFTDLARFTDRLAGRLSGGMKQKLGLACTLLGTPKVLLLDEPGVGVDPVSRRELWRMVHELIAGGIAVVWSTAYLDEAEACDHVVLLNEGEILFSGAPSELHDRVRSRVFLLTNLEEQPRIALKNSRRDPASMDGVVQGRGVRLIARPDAELRPLEFGVSAHATLTATKPRFEDGFIDLLGGVPSAESELANAVAQHPNDGAIVIRTNQLTKQYGDFKAADGISVAVKRGEVFGLLGPNGAGKSTTFKMLCGLVVPTSGDAEVAGVDLRSSASEARQRLGYMAQKFSLYGNLSVRQNLEFFGGAYALSGKRLKLAIERMVSVFELGPLMKRAAGDLPLGHKQRLALACSLLHGPEILFLDEPTSGVDPLTRREFWTHINGVVERGVTVLVTTHFMDEAEYCDRIGLISRGKMIATGTPDDLKAKATTPEQPDPTMEEAFIALVTEAA; from the coding sequence ATGACCAGCCCTAGCGAAGCGTTTGCGCATATCCAGAGCCTGCGCAAGAGTTTCCCCGGGGAATTAAAGCCAGCGCTCTCCAATGTCACCCTGGACGTCATGCCGGGCGTCGTGACGGGGTTGGTTGGGCCCGACGGCGCGGGCAAGACGACGCTGCTCCGGCTGCTCGCGGGGCTCCTGGTGCCAACCTCCGGCGAACTCTCCGTGCTCGGCTCGAGTCCAACCCACGACGCTGATTCGCTGCGCGACTCCATCGGCTACATGCCGCAAAAGTTCGGTCTTTACGAAGACCTGTCGGTGATGGAGAACCTCTCGCTCTACGCCGACCTCAAGGGTCTGTTTGGAGAGCAGCGTCGCGAGACGTTCGAGCGCCTGTTGGAGTTCACGGATCTCGCGCGCTTCACCGATCGCCTCGCCGGCCGACTATCAGGCGGGATGAAGCAGAAGCTAGGTTTGGCTTGCACGCTGCTCGGTACGCCGAAGGTGTTGCTGCTGGATGAGCCCGGCGTCGGTGTCGACCCGGTCTCGCGCAGGGAGCTCTGGCGCATGGTTCACGAGCTGATCGCGGGGGGGATCGCCGTGGTGTGGAGCACCGCCTACCTCGACGAGGCGGAGGCGTGCGACCACGTCGTGTTGCTCAACGAAGGAGAGATTTTGTTCTCGGGTGCGCCCTCGGAGCTCCACGATCGCGTACGCAGCCGAGTCTTCCTGCTGACGAACCTGGAAGAGCAACCGCGCATTGCGCTCAAGAACTCCCGACGCGACCCCGCGAGCATGGATGGCGTCGTGCAAGGACGCGGGGTCCGCTTGATCGCAAGGCCTGACGCAGAGCTACGCCCCTTGGAGTTTGGTGTGTCTGCTCACGCAACCCTGACTGCCACCAAACCCCGCTTCGAGGACGGATTCATCGACCTCTTGGGTGGTGTCCCATCCGCCGAATCAGAGCTCGCAAACGCGGTAGCACAGCATCCGAACGACGGCGCAATCGTGATCCGCACGAACCAGCTGACGAAGCAGTACGGCGACTTCAAGGCGGCGGACGGGATCAGCGTGGCGGTCAAGCGGGGTGAGGTGTTCGGCTTGCTCGGCCCGAACGGAGCCGGCAAATCGACGACTTTCAAGATGCTCTGCGGCTTGGTCGTCCCAACCTCAGGCGACGCAGAGGTCGCCGGCGTCGACCTGCGCTCCTCGGCGAGTGAGGCCCGTCAACGCCTTGGCTACATGGCACAGAAGTTCTCATTGTACGGAAATCTTTCCGTACGGCAAAATTTGGAGTTCTTCGGAGGCGCCTATGCGCTGAGCGGCAAGCGCTTGAAGCTCGCCATCGAGCGCATGGTAAGCGTGTTCGAGCTTGGCCCGCTGATGAAGCGCGCCGCAGGCGACCTGCCCCTCGGGCACAAGCAGCGCCTCGCGCTCGCCTGCTCTCTGCTCCACGGGCCCGAGATATTGTTTCTCGACGAGCCGACCTCGGGGGTCGATCCGCTCACCCGCCGCGAGTTCTGGACCCACATCAATGGGGTGGTCGAGCGCGGAGTGACGGTGCTGGTCACCACGCACTTCATGGACGAGGCGGAGTACTGCGATCGCATCGGGCTCATCTCCCGCGGGAAGATGATCGCCACGGGGACGCCTGACGACCTCAAGGCCAAGGCAACGACACCGGAGCAGCCGGACCCCACGATGGAAGAAGCGTTCATTGCCCTGGTCACGGAGGCCGCGTGA
- a CDS encoding SDR family oxidoreductase has protein sequence MPELAGRKIVITGGSGDLGQAMARTCVAQGAQVLLGYHRGRALAESLASELGAKCASLDVSDPTRISEFVSAADEALGGIDGWVNAAGIVKPGLLVSQTPLEVEQVVRVNLLGTLWCCQAAIPVLLKQRPRGNGQRGVILNLSSVTSQRAARGQSAYAASKGGVEALTRSLAVEYARKGIRVVALAPGAIESRMLEPTKALAGGELLERIPAKRIGSPLDVAEYASFLLSDRSQYVTGCVAHSDGGYVVA, from the coding sequence ATGCCTGAACTCGCGGGGCGCAAAATCGTGATCACTGGGGGCAGTGGTGACCTGGGTCAGGCCATGGCGCGAACCTGCGTCGCCCAAGGCGCGCAGGTGCTACTCGGCTACCACCGTGGGCGGGCACTCGCGGAGTCCCTGGCCAGTGAGCTGGGCGCGAAGTGCGCGAGCCTGGACGTGTCCGATCCGACGCGCATCAGCGAGTTCGTCAGCGCAGCCGACGAAGCTCTAGGCGGCATTGATGGTTGGGTCAACGCCGCTGGCATAGTCAAGCCTGGACTGCTCGTCAGCCAGACACCCCTCGAGGTGGAGCAAGTCGTGCGTGTGAACCTGTTGGGGACGCTCTGGTGTTGCCAGGCCGCTATCCCCGTGCTGCTAAAGCAGCGTCCTCGCGGAAACGGCCAACGTGGCGTGATCCTGAACCTAAGCTCCGTGACCAGCCAGCGCGCGGCGCGCGGCCAGTCTGCGTATGCTGCGAGCAAAGGTGGTGTTGAGGCCCTCACCCGGAGCCTGGCGGTCGAGTACGCAAGGAAGGGGATCCGTGTCGTCGCGCTCGCACCGGGCGCCATCGAGAGCCGGATGCTGGAGCCAACCAAGGCCCTGGCCGGAGGCGAACTGCTGGAGCGGATCCCCGCGAAGCGTATCGGCTCCCCACTGGACGTCGCCGAGTACGCGAGCTTTCTCCTAAGCGACCGCTCGCAGTACGTGACCGGCTGCGTCGCTCACAGCGATGGAGGCTACGTCGTCGCATGA
- a CDS encoding ABC transporter permease, with amino-acid sequence MNALFIRLRALIIKELRAVLGDKQSLRLLTMPVILQLLVFPFAATLEVKNNSIAIFDQDQGPTSAEMIQRLSETPAFTKIVQVHSEAEARDLVNRQHVLLVLRFGPQFSKSVKAGSPEPIQAVLDGRRSNSAQIALAYVQQIVGSVPLDAQPAPTAALVVRNWYNPNLEYFRFIVPSLVAMITTLSALIVTAMSVAREREQGTLDQLMVSPLTPSMIFVGKAVPALIVAMIQATIIILGGVYGYGIEFQGSLPLLYACMVAYVAALVGVGLFISSVCATQQQAFLGVFFFVMPAILLSGYVTPVDNMPHWLQTATWANPVRHFVEITKGIYLKDAHFADFSRNVWALLCIAAVTGLTALGVFRRRLG; translated from the coding sequence GTGAACGCGTTATTCATTCGGTTGCGGGCGCTGATCATCAAGGAGCTGCGCGCGGTGCTCGGGGACAAGCAGAGCCTGCGGCTCTTGACCATGCCCGTGATTCTGCAGCTCCTGGTGTTCCCCTTCGCGGCGACCCTGGAGGTCAAGAACAACAGCATCGCGATCTTCGATCAAGACCAGGGCCCCACTAGCGCGGAGATGATCCAGCGCCTGAGCGAGACGCCTGCCTTCACGAAGATCGTACAAGTGCACAGCGAAGCTGAGGCGCGTGACCTCGTGAACCGTCAGCATGTGCTGCTGGTTCTGCGCTTTGGGCCCCAGTTTTCAAAGAGCGTCAAAGCGGGGTCCCCAGAGCCTATCCAAGCCGTGCTCGACGGCAGGCGCTCGAACTCCGCGCAGATCGCGCTGGCCTACGTCCAGCAGATCGTTGGGAGCGTACCGCTAGACGCGCAGCCGGCGCCCACGGCAGCTCTGGTCGTACGCAATTGGTACAACCCGAACCTCGAGTACTTCCGCTTCATCGTGCCTTCCCTGGTGGCGATGATCACGACGCTCTCGGCGCTGATCGTCACGGCGATGTCCGTTGCCCGGGAGCGTGAGCAAGGCACGCTCGACCAGCTGATGGTGAGTCCACTCACGCCGTCGATGATCTTCGTAGGCAAGGCCGTCCCGGCGCTGATCGTCGCGATGATTCAAGCGACCATCATCATCCTTGGTGGGGTGTACGGGTACGGCATCGAGTTTCAGGGCTCGCTGCCGCTGCTCTACGCCTGCATGGTGGCCTACGTCGCCGCGCTCGTCGGTGTAGGGCTGTTCATCTCCAGCGTGTGCGCCACGCAACAGCAGGCATTCCTCGGGGTGTTCTTCTTCGTGATGCCGGCCATCCTGCTCTCCGGCTACGTCACCCCCGTCGACAACATGCCCCACTGGCTGCAGACGGCCACGTGGGCCAACCCGGTGCGTCACTTCGTCGAGATCACGAAAGGGATCTACTTGAAGGACGCGCACTTCGCCGACTTTTCTCGGAACGTCTGGGCGCTGCTTTGCATTGCCGCCGTGACCGGCCTCACGGCGCTCGGTGTGTTTCGACGACGGCTTGGCTAG
- a CDS encoding beta-hydroxyacyl-ACP dehydratase, translating into MRYILLDRITFVQPGELAKGIKCVSLTDEILHDHFPDHPLLPGVLSIEAAAQLAGFLLEISSPETEDPPKRSLLVQIDKAKFHRPARPGDTLELFAQLKQGMDGAARVDVGADIAGEKSMRGSLTFMLREIPSERVHAQRRYLYELWTRDLDLKVKIR; encoded by the coding sequence ATGCGCTACATCCTCCTCGATCGCATCACCTTCGTGCAGCCGGGTGAGCTCGCCAAGGGCATCAAATGCGTGAGCTTGACCGACGAGATCTTGCACGATCACTTTCCCGATCACCCGTTGCTGCCGGGTGTGCTGAGTATCGAAGCTGCCGCGCAGCTTGCTGGTTTCCTGCTGGAAATTTCAAGTCCAGAGACCGAAGACCCGCCCAAGCGCTCACTGCTGGTGCAAATTGACAAGGCGAAGTTCCACCGCCCAGCTCGCCCAGGCGATACGTTGGAGCTCTTCGCACAGCTCAAGCAGGGCATGGATGGCGCCGCGCGAGTCGACGTCGGGGCGGATATTGCGGGAGAGAAGTCGATGCGAGGCAGCCTGACGTTCATGCTGCGGGAGATCCCATCGGAGCGGGTTCACGCTCAGCGCCGTTACCTTTACGAGCTGTGGACACGGGACCTGGATCTCAAGGTGAAGATCCGATGA